From Vigna angularis cultivar LongXiaoDou No.4 chromosome 11, ASM1680809v1, whole genome shotgun sequence:
ATCAACAGTTGTTTGTTATTTGGAGCTTCGTGTGTGACgttgtttgattcgggggcgacACATTCTTTTGTGTCTAAAGCTTGTGTGGAGAGGCTTGGTTTAGTTGTCAGAGAGCTTCCGtgtgatctggtggtgtctacACCAGCAGCTGGGTTAGTCAAGACATCTAATGTGTGCTCCagatgtcctattgaggtaGAGGGGCGTAGGTTCAGAGTGAACCTTATTTGCTTACCTCTACAGGAGCTAGAGGTAattctgggaatggattggttagcAGCCAATCGTATTCTTTTAGATTGCGGTGGTAAGAAGTTAATATTTCCCAAAGAAGAGGAAGACTTGTCGTTATCACTCGGTGTATTGAGGCAAGACATCTTCGAGGGCGCCAGCTGCTTCCTAATTATGTTTCATATGGACGGGACTTCTAATTTGAACTCTTTAGCGATTGGGAACCAGAGTGTAGACCTTCTTGTTGTGAATGACTTCATGGATGTTTTCCCTGAAGAAGTTCCTGGTTTACCTCCTCCGCGAGAAGTGGAGTTCTCTATTGATCTGGTCTCAGGAGCAGGACCAGTATCCATAGCCCCTTATCGGATGGCTCCAGCTGAGCTGGCTGAGttgaagaagcagattgaagagttgttAGAAAAACAGTTTATCCGACCGAGTGCTTCGCCATAGGGTGCGCCAGTGTTGCtagtaaagaagaaagatggtagcTCAAGGTTGTGCGTCGACTATCGACAGTTGAATAAGTTGACaatcaagaacaaatatccATTGCCGAGGATCCATGATCTGATGGATCAATTGCATGGAGCTACGGTATTCTCCAAGATTGATTTGAGGTCGGGTTACCATCAAATTTTAGTGAAAGCCGATGATGTGCAGAAGACGGCATTCAGGTCCAGGTATGGTCACTATGAGTATgtggttatgccttttggtgtgactaatgctccagccatattcatggactatatgaatcgAATTTTCAGACCCTTCTTGGACAAGTTCGTGGTGGTgtttatagatgacatacttgTCTATTCTAAAACTCGggaagaacatgaagatcacCTTAGGGCAGTGCTTGAAGtgctgagagaaagaagattgtaCGCCAAGTTGTCCaagtgtgagttttggatgaaaGAGGTTCCTTTTCTTGGACATGTGATTTCAGCTGGAGGAATTGTTGTTGATCCCGCTAAGGTACAAGCAGTGCTTCAGTGGGAGAGACCTAAGACTGTTACAGAAGTCAGGAGCTTTGTGGGTTTAGCGGGCTACTACCGCCGTTTTATTGAGAGTTTATCCTGGATTGTGGCGCCGTTAACACAACTGACTAGGAAGGATCAACCTTTTATTTGGACAGATCGTTGTGAGACTAGCTTCCAAGAGCTAAAGAACAGGTTGACTAGTGCACCGGTTTTGGTTGTCCCTGACACAAGTAAACCTTTTGAGGTTTTTTGTGATGCCTCTCATCAGGGATTAGGGTGTGTACTAATGCAGGAGAAGAAGGTAGTGGCATATGCATCAAGACAACtcaaggttcatgagaagaattatcccACTCATGATTTGGAGTTGGCAGTTGTGGTAtttgctttgaagatttggagacactaCCTGTATGGCGCGCAATTTCAGGTGTTCAATGATCATAAGAGCCTGAaatacctctttgatcagaaggagcttaATATGAGGCAAAGGCGATGGATGGAGTTTCTTAAAGATTTTGACTTTGATCTCCTTTATCACCCTGGGAAGGCTAATGTGGTGGCGGATGCATTGAGCAGGAAGTCAGTGCATATTTCAGCCTTAATGGTCAGAGAGCTGGAGTTAGTGAAAAGCTTCAGAGATTTGAGGTTGCAGGTAGAATTTGAAGCTGACAGCATCAGATGCAATAATTTGGTGGTGTCCAATGACTTGTTGAAGCATATTAAAGAAGAGCAGTCGAAGGACGTTGAGCTCCAAACGTCCTCCAGTTTGATTGGGACTGAACAAGGAAAAGATTTTGCCTTGGGGGCTGATGGTATCTTAAGGTTCAAAGGCAGAGTCTGTATCCCTAGCAATTCAGAAATGAAGAAGTTAATCCTTGAGGAAGGTCATAAAAttcgttttagcatgcatcgtggcatgactaaaatgtatc
This genomic window contains:
- the LOC128194683 gene encoding uncharacterized protein LOC128194683 yields the protein MVVLVSVGWTNGVSLYEQKMAPRPPPPPLSQPEPSENTVRLEAVLEAMQLQNTALVQQNTIALQNLEAARVSAEDTQKYLREMMANGRPTPGVFAPIAIPVKEWSLESFLQHHPDRFTGKCSPDEADHWFQDMERIYEAKGCPDEKKLAYTQYLLTGEAGHWWNSVKMILERNETPITWELFRTKFYTKYFPNSVRFAKEVEFLELTQGSKSVSEYADRFKHLLRFNTMSIDEEWQCRKFENGLRKDIKLLVKGLCIKEFSALVEMARDMEKTKGELEGPQRQQNQPLRVGGPVISRGGSSSRKTPFSRPSYSGSRGSSSQSSEKSSFASSVRCFKCGGPHLQMSCPQLEGYRRCNICRQEGHYARDCPTTRRAGPQPRQAGRSIQRGGHRPEPTGRVYALTKTEATSAGNLIINSCLLFGASCVTLFDSGATHSFVSKACVERLGLVVRELPCDLVVSTPAAGLVKTSNVCSRCPIEVEGRRFRVNLICLPLQELEVILGMDWLAANRILLDCGGKKLIFPKEEEDLSLSLGVLRQDIFEGASCFLIMFHMDGTSNLNSLAIGNQSVDLLVVNDFMDVFPEEVPGLPPPREVEFSIDLVSGAGPGAPVLLVKKKDGSSRLCVDYRQLNKLTIKNKYPLPRIHDLMDQLHGATVFSKIDLRSGYHQILVKADDVQKTAFRSRYGHYEYVVMPFGVTNAPAIFMDYMNRIFRPFLDKFVVVFIDDILVYSKTREEHEDHLRAVLEVLRERRLYAKLSKCEFWMKEVPFLGHVISAGGIVVDPAKVQAVLQWERPKTVTEVRSFVGLAGYYRRFIESLSWIVAPLTQLTRKDQPFIWTDRCETSFQELKNRLTSAPVLVVPDTSKPFEVFCDASHQGLGCVLMQEKKVVAYASRQLKVHEKNYPTHDLELAVVVFALKIWRHYLYGAQFQVFNDHKSLKYLFDQKELNMRQRRWMEFLKDFDFDLLYHPGKANVVADALSRKSVHISALMVRELELVKSFRDLRLQVEFEADSIRCNNLVVSNDLLKHIKEEQSKDVELQTSSSLIGTEQGKDFALGADGILRFKGRKAKIEHQRPGGLLQPLEIPEWKWDSVAMDFVTHLSLTVRRHDAIWVIVDRLTKSAHFLAIDLRMSMARLAQLYVKEIVRLHGVPSSIVSCLSLSMLRFLI